One Bos indicus isolate NIAB-ARS_2022 breed Sahiwal x Tharparkar chromosome 10, NIAB-ARS_B.indTharparkar_mat_pri_1.0, whole genome shotgun sequence DNA window includes the following coding sequences:
- the THAP10 gene encoding THAP domain-containing protein 10, with product MRCGNTTKSGKLLFRFPKGPGRATAVGPLRAGPPANWYRGSDSSVICSEHFAPACFDVSSVIQKNLPFSERLRPVAGAASILHSLVQRWAE from the exons ATGCGCTGCGGCAACACCACCAAGTCCGGGAAGTTGCTGTTTCGCTTCCCCAAAGGACCGGGCCGTGCAACTGCTGTAGGACCGCTTCGTGCGGGGCCTCCGGCCAACTGGTACCGGGGCAGTGACAGCTCCGTCATCTGCTCCGAGCACTTCGCTCCCGCCTGTTTTGATGTCTCTTCGGTTATCCAGAAGAATCTGCCCTTCTCCGAGCGCCTGAGACCCGTGGCGGGCGCCGCGTCCATCTTGCACTCC CTTGTCcaaagatgggctgaataa